The Stenotrophomonas indicatrix DNA segment AGGCAGACGACGATCGCGAACTGGAGCGGGCCAAGGCAGTGCTGCTGGCCACCCAGCCGGAGACCCACGCCGCCGCCCGTGGCTACCTGGCCGACTGGAGCGACCTGGATGCCGAGGTCTGGGCGCACTGGGCGGGCCTGGCCGATGGCCCGCGTCTGCGCCGCCTGCATGGCCAGCAACCGCTGCACCTGCGTTTCGGGCGCGAACAGCATCGCGCACAGGTGGCCGAAGAGCCTGCCTGGCGCAAGCGGATCTGGCGGCTGCATCCCACCTGGAATGGTGGTCAGGTGCATCATGCCGGGCATATGGGCGGCCTGCTCGATGCCGTGTGTGGCAGCTGTCAGGCACCGCTGCAGCGCTTGCTGCAGACCGACGCTGCGGCGCTGGAGGAAGGCGCGGCCGGCTCGATCACCCTGGGCCTGTGCCTGGACTGCTGCGGCTGGGAAGATCCGCCCGTGCGTTTCTATCGCCACGATGCGGAAGGTCTGCCGAGCTGCCACCCCAGCCAGCACTGCGAAGTGCCGATCAATCCCACCGACAGCGGCGACCTGCTGCAGGCCGAAGTGGGTCTTGCCGCGATGGACAGCCCTCGCTGGCAGCAGCAGGACTGGGGCCAGTCCAATCACCGGCAGAACCTGTCGCGGGTGGGTGGCGCACCGAGCTGGGTGCAGAGCGCGCACTACCCGGCGTGCATAGATTGTGGCGAGCAGATGCCTTTCGTGATGCAGCTGGACTCAACGTTGCCGACCACCAATGAAGGCATGGTGCTGTGGGGTAGTGGCGGCATGCTGTACAGCTTCTGGTGCGCGAAGTGCCGGGTGAGCGGGCACTTCTGGCAATGCACCTGAGCGCCGCATCCCCGCCATTGCTGTGGTAGATGCCAACCTTGGTTGGCAGGCTTCTCCGGCGCTACGGTTCCGCACGAAACGGGCCATGCCCCTGCAGCTCCTGCTGGTAGCGCCGCACATCGCGTCGCTCCTGTCGGCACCAGTCCTGCAGTGCCTCGGCGAAGTCCGCGTCGGCTACCCAGTGCCGGCTGCGCACGATGGTGGGCAGGAAGCCGCGTGCCAGCTTGTGCTCACCCTGCGCGCCCGGCTCGAAGCGGGCTATCCGCTCGCGCAGGCAGTATTCGATGCTCTGGTAGTAGCAGGCCTCGAAGTGCAGGCCGGGCAGGGTGGCGCCGCCCCAGTAACGGCCGTAGAGCGTGTCGCCACCACGCAGGCACAGCGCACCGGCAATGGGTTCGCCGTCCTGTTCGGCCAGGAACAGCACCAGCCCTCGGCCCAGTGAAATCGCCAAGTGGCGCAGGAACGCTTCGGTCAGCGCTGGCGCGTTGCCGTATTCCAGGAAGGTCTGCAGGTAGAAGCGGTACATGGCTTGCAGATCGGCGCGGCTCGCTTCGTCGCCATGCACCACCCGGAAGCTGATGCCCTGTCGGGTGACCTTGGCCCGCTCCTGGCGGATGTTCTTGCGGTGCTTGTGGTTCATGGCGTCGAGGAACTGCTCGAACGTGCTCCAGTCGCCCGGGTTCTGCCATTGGAACTGGATGTCCTCGCGCAGCAGCCAGTCGTCGCCGAAGGCGGTCTCGTCAGCTGCCGTGTGGAAATTGATGTGTGCCGACGACACGCCGAGTGCGGGCATCTGTTCGCGCAGTGCCGTCAACAGCATGGTGCGCTGCGAATCGTCACGGGCCAGCAGGCGCGGGCCGGTCACCGGCGAGTACGGCACCGCGCCGAGCCACTTCGGGTAGTAGTCGCGTCCGTGCCGCGCATAGGCATTGGCCCAGGCGTGGTCGAACACGAACTCACCGTGGGAATTGGTCTTCAGGTAGCCGGGAACGGCGCCGACCAGGGTGTGGCCGTCCCACAGGGTGAAGTGCTGCGGCTGCCAACCCCAGTCCTCGCGCAGGCAGCCGTAGGTTTCCAGGCCGGCAAGGAATGCGTGGCTGACGAACGGGTTGCGGCCATCGTGCAGGCTATCCCAGTCGGTGGCGGGAACGGGCTGCAGGGAGTCGAGGAAGCGGGCGGTGGGCATGGGGAGAGGATAGGGCAGGTGAGGTAATCAGTGCCAAACGTTCTCGTTCGTGGCGTTCTGGCGCCGCAATTGGCCCTGAGGGTTTTACGAAAACTGCAGCAATGTGGAGTGAAGTGCTGATCCCTAGCGGATGGATGGGCAACGCTCAGATGCGCGCACGCAAGCGTGCATCAGTCCATCGCACAGGAGTTAAGCATGAAACGGAGATCTATCATTCCGACGGCAGTTCTTGGGCTACTTCTCGCAGCATCTAGTTCCTGCCCTGCTGCGTCCGTCGAAGTTGTTCCGCCAGAGCAGGCCACAGATGTGGCGCTTGATCTTATGTTGACCCGGGAGGGGCAGCGCATGCTTGACCGCTTCCAGCTGGCACGCTCCAAGTCGGCCAACCTTGCCGTGACGGCGTCGGTTGATCTGGTGCGGCAGGTACTGGTCATTGATCTGGATCGGCGGATTCTGGATGGCGAAGACGATCACTCGTTTGAGGATATCGAGCAGCGGATCAGGACTGCGCTGGCAGCTTATGCACTGCAGGCTGGTGCGGGGGAAGTAGTGACCGAGATCGTCTACGGGGGGAAGCCTTACTCGCACTACTTTCAGCGCGACTTACAGTTCAGGCAGGGGGTGGCGCCATTAGGAAACTCGGTACTTGTGTCAGCCAGTCATGGCCTGGTGAGCATTCATCCCGGCCGGGAGTGGGAATTCCAGCGTCCGCTCAGTCACGGCATTCGAGAGGATCTCATCACTCCCGGGTACGCGGAGGAGCTGCAGACCTTCCTTCAGGACAGGGGTTCGGCGTCAGTGTATCGGGCTCGCCGCAATACGGGCGATCTTCACCCGGATTCGATGAGGCCGTGGAGTGAGATGTCCGCACGCTATCATCTTATGAACCTGCTCCCTGACCGCACCGACATCTGGCATCACTTTGCCAACAGTACGGAGAGGGATAGGGAGGTAAAAGACGACATCAGGTCGCGGCCTTACTACGCCAATCATCTGGCGGTGGAGGGCATGCTCAGCCTTCATACCAATGCAAGCGACTCACCCTCTGCCCGAGGCACGCGAGCGTACTACCACGCAAACAAGCAAGCAGATCGTGAATTGGGCGATATGGCGCTGTGCTATATGCATGAACTCATTACTGCGCAGGACGCATACACAGAGTTTCCAGTTGCGGCAAAGTCAGAGGCCGCCCGCCATGGCGAGAACGGGTTCGCACACATGCCCTCGGTTGTGATCGAGATGGCGTTCCACACAAATGCTGAAGACGCAGCCGCCTTGCTGGATCCAGTGTTCCGCACTGCCTCCATGAAGGGAGTCGAGAAGGGCTACCGGCTCTTCCGCGAAGGCAAGGGCTGCGTTCCGTTGAAGGCCGAGCCCATCCAGGGAATCCAGTTGCCCCAGGGAAGCTCACAGCAGGTTGATGTCGCCTTCGAGGGCTATCCGCAGTACCCCATCGAACTGGTCACCACGAACGTGGGCTGCCCGCCCGGATGGACCTGTAGCGACGGAAAGGTTCACATCACTACCCCCGACGACAAACCCAGCCAGATCACCCTGCGGTGCGAGAACGCCGGGAGTGCGCCAATTCTGTGGGATACGCGGGTCGTGGACGCCGATGGCGTGAAATCGCCGTCTGTGCGCCACGTCGTGCAGTGCATCCGAACGTCGCGCGGATCGAATGGGGCTCCGATCAGCCCTGCCGGTGTGGAGCCCGCGACGGCAGGTTGAGTGCTTTGTGAAGCGGGCGCTTTCGCGCCCGCTTCGAGTCAACCATTCCTCGACGCTACAGAAGCCAGCCTCAGCTGGCCTTGCCCTGTGCATCCAGGTAACGCTCTGCGTCCAGTGCAGCCATGCAGCCGAAGCCGGCCGAGGTGATCGCCTGGCGGTAGTGCTGGTCGGCCACGTCGCCGGCGGCGAACACGCCTTCCACCGAGGTCTGGGTGGCGTTGCCGCCCAGGCCCGAACGGATTTCCAGGTAACCGTTGTTCATGGTCAGCTGGCCGTCGAACAGCTGGGTGTTCGGGTGGTGGCCGATGGCCACAAAGAAGCCGTGTGCGTCGATGTCGCGGGTGCTGCCGTCCAGGGTCGACTTCACGCGCACGCCGGTCACGCCGGCCTCGTTGCCCAGCACTTCCTCCACCTGGTGGTGCCAGACAGTTTCGATCTTGCCGGCTTCAACCTTGGCGAACAGCTTGTCCTGCATGATCTTTTCCGCCTTCAGGGTGTCGCGGCGGTGGACCAGGTAGACCTTGCGGGCGATGTTGGACAGGTACAGCGCTTCTTCCACGGCGGTGTTGCCGCCGCCAACCACGACCACGTCCTGGTCACGGTAGAAGAAGCCGTCGCAGGTGGCGCAGGCGGAGACGCCGCGGCCCTTGAACTCGTCTTCGGTCGGGATGCCCAGGTACTTGGCGGTCGCGCCGGTGGAGATGATCAGGGCGTCACAGGTGTACTCGTGGCTGTCGCCGATCAGCTTGAACGGGCGCTGCGACAGATCCGCCGTGTGGATGTGGTCGAAGATGACCTCGGTCTCGAAGCGCTCGGCGTGGGCCTGCATGCGCGCCATCAGGTCCGGGCCCATCAGGCCGTGGGCGTCACCCGGCCAGTTGTCCACTTCGGTGGTGGTCATCAGCTGGCCACCCTGCTGCAGGCCGGTGATGACGACCGGCTTCAGGTTGGCGCGGGCAGCGTAGACGGCAGCGGTCCAACCGGCCGGGCCGGAACCGAGGATGACAAGACGCTGGTGGCGGGAGGGCAGGCTGGTGCTCATGTAGACTCGCGAAAAGGTAGATGGGACAAGGCGCGGCGATGTTTGCACAGCATCCTTGGCTGGTCATAGAGTGGCGGCTGGGGCAGGGCGATTCAAGCCGATGAACAGAACAGCGCCATCCACGGGCGGTTTCGGGCCCTGTCCCCGCTTGTGCGGTAACGGATAACTGAAAACTGACGCCGTCTCGTTTATTATCAAACACTAACAGCGCATTCCAAAGGTATGGTCTAAGGTGGCGAAGCAGGTCCCCGAACGCTCCAAGTCCGACGACAAAAAGGCATCGCGTCGCTCGGCGGCGGCGGCCACGACCGACAATCCACGCCGTCAGCGCCTCTGGCGCGACCTGGGTCTGATCGCCATCGCGCCGGCGCTGCTGTATCTGGCTGCCAGCCTTTTCACCTATTCAGCCACCGATCCGGGCTGGTCGCACACCGGCAGCGTGGTCGCGCCGGTACACAACATGGGCGGCCGCGCGGGTGCGTGGATTGCCGACGTGCTGCTGCAGCTGTTCGGCTACATCGCCTTCCTGCTGCCGGTGGTGCTGGGCGCGCTGGCCTGGATCGCGATGTTCGGCCTCAAGCGCGAGAGCAAGGGCGAGAACGATCTGGACCCCGCATTGCGGCTGGTCGGCCTGGTCGGCTTCCTGATCGCCGGCACCGGTTTCCTGCACGTGCGCCTGTTCAGTGGCGACGTCTCCCATGCCGGCGGCATTCTCGGCAAGCTGGTCGGCAATTCGCTCAGTGTGGGCTTCGGCGCGCTGGGTGCGAACCTGTTCGTGCTGGTGCTGCTGCTGGCCTCGATCACCTTGGCCACAGGCCTGTCCTGGTTCGTGGTGATGGAGAAGATCGGTCGCGGCGTGATGTCACTGGCGCCGTTGCTGGAGCGCAAGAAGGAGCAGGCCACCGAGTGGCAGCAGACCCGCGTGATGCGCGAGGAGCGCCAGGAAGTGCGCAAGGCCGATGCCGAAGTGCGCGCCAAGCGCGAACCGGTGAAGATCGAACCGCGCCCCGAGCCGGTGATCGAAAAAAGTGATCGGGCCAAGCGCGACAATCAGATCCCGATGTTCCGTGGCGTCAACGGCGACGGCTCGGACCTGCCGCCGCTGGCCCTGCTGGATGATCCCAAGCCGCAGCCCGTGGGCTATGACAAGGACACCCTCGACGCGCTGTCGCGGCAGATCGAATTCAAGCTCAAGGATTTCCGCATCGATGCACAGGTGGTCGGCGCCAACCCCGGCCCGGTCATCACCCGCTTCGAGATCGAGCCGGCGCCGGGCATCAAGGTCAGCCAGATCAGTTCGCTGGACAAGGACATCGCCCGCGGCCTGTCGGTCAAGTCGGTGCGTGTGGTCGATGTGATCCCGGGCAAGTCGGTGATCGGCCTGGAAATCCCCAACGTCACCCGCGAGATGATCTACCTGTCCGAGTTGCTGCGCTCGAAGGAGTACGACAAGTCGGCCAGTTCGCTGACCCTCGCGCTGGGCAAGGACATCGCCGGCCGCTCGACCGTGGCCGACCTGGCGCGCATGCCGCACCTGCTGGTCGCCGGTACCACCGGCTCGGGCAAGTCGGTGGCGGTCAACGCGATGGTGCTGAGCCTGCTGTTCAAGGCGTCGCCGAAAGACCTGCGGATGCTGATGATCGACCCGAAGATGCTCGAACTGAGCGTCTACCAGGGCATCCCGCACCTGCTGGCGCCGGTGGTCACCGACATGAAGGAGGCCGCCAACGGCCTGCGCTGGTGCGTGGCCGAGATGGAGCGCCGCTACAAGCTGATGAGCGCGGTAGGCGTGCGCAACCTGGCCGGCTTCAACAAGAAGGTGAAGGACGCGCAGGACGCTGGCCAGCCGATGATGGACCCGCTGTTCAAGCCGAATCCGGAGCTGGGCGAGGCGCCGCGGCCGCTGGAGACGCTGCCGTTCATCGTCATCTTCATCGACGAATTCGCCGACATGATGATGATCGTCGGCAAGAAGGTCGAAGAGCTGATCGCGCGCCTCGCGCAGAAGGCGCGTGCGGCCGGCATCCACCTGATCCTGGCCACCCAGCGCCCGTCTGTGGACGTCATCACCGGCCTGATCAAGGCCAACATTCCCACCCGCATCGCCTTCCAGGTCAGCTCGAAGATCGATTCGCGCACCATCCTCGACCAGTCCGGCGCGGAGACGCTGCTCGGTCACGGCGACATGCTGTATCTACCACCCGGCACGGCGATGCCCGAGCGTGTTCACGGCGCCTTCGTGTCCGATGAGGAAGTGCATCGCGTGGTCGAGCACCTCAAGGCAATGGGGCCGGCCGACTATGTCGACGGCGTGCTGGACGAAGTGCAGACGATGGGCGATGGCGTGGTGGTCGGTGCGACCGGCCTGCCGGAGACCAGTTCCGGTGGCGGCGATGAGTCCGACCCGCTGTACGACGAAGCACTGCGCGTGGTCACCGAGACCCGTCGCGCTTCGATTTCCGGCGTGCAGCGTCGCCTGAAGATCGGCTACAACCGCGCGGCGCGACTGATCGAGGCCATGGAAGCGGCCGGTGTGGTCAGTTCGCCCGAACACAACGGTGACCGCACGGTGCTGGCACCGCCGCCGCCGAAGTAAGTCGAGCCCTGCCGCACTCCCGACGTCCAAGGAACCGACGCATGCTTCAACCCGTTTCCTGCGCGCTGGCGCTGGCCTGCCTGCTGGCAGCCGGCCCGGCGCTGGCCGATGCCGCCGCGACGGTTGCACCTGCGGTCGCGCCGCCGTCCACCGGCAGCGATGCCGAGGCCAGCAACAACTTCAGCTTCGTCCGCTATCGCGCCGACTACCAGGTGCGTGCCGATGCCGGCAACGTACAGACTGAAACCTACGAGATCCTGCTCAAGACCAAGGCAGCGGTGGAGCAGTTCAGCCAGGTGCGGTTGAGCTACAGCGAGAAGATGGAAACGCTGGACGTGGTCAACGCCTACACGCTGACCGCCGACGGCCAGCGTCGCGAGGTGCCGGCTGACCGCATCTATACTCAGGAAAGCTATTCCAGCGCCTCGGCCGCGATGTATGCCGACCGCAAGGTACGGGTGATCGTGTTCCCCAACCTGGCGCCGGGCACGCGGCTGTTCTATCAGGTGCGGCGCACCCAGCTGACGCCGTACTTCCCGGGCTACTTCGGCCTGTGGGAAACCTTCAATGTGTTCACCCAGTACGACGATGCCGAGGTGACGCTCAGCGCGCCGGCCAACCTGCCGATGCACGTGGACAGCCGTGGCGTGCAGGGCAGTGATCGCCCGGTGGTGAAGAACGGCCAGGCGCAGTGGCGCTGGCGCTACCAGCGCCGCGAGCCGATGCAGGCGCAGAACTGGTCGGCGGCGGTGTGGGAGTTCGGGCCGAACATCATGGCCAGTACCTACCGCGACTGGGCGCAGATGGGTCGCGCCTATCAACTGAAAGCAGGGCCGGCCGCACAGGTCACCCCGGAGATCCAGGCGCTGGCCGATGAAGTCACCGCCGGCATCAGCGACCGTCGCGCGCAGGCGGATGCGCTGTATCGCTGGGTCGCGCAGAACATCCGCTACGTGGCGGTGTACCTGGGCAATGGCGGCCTGGAGCCGAACAGCGCGCAGAGCATCCTCGACAACCACTATGGCGACTGCAAGGACCACGTAACGATCCTCGAGGCGCTGCTGGCGGCCAAGGGCATCACCAGTTCGCCGGTGCTGATCGGTGCCGGCGGTGGGCCAACGCTGCCGAAGATTCCGCTGCTGGGCCGCTTCAACCACGCCATCACCTACGTGCCCGAGTTCGATCTGTACCTGGATTCGACCAGTGCCTGGGCGCGCTTCGGCCAGTTGCCCGATGGCGACCTCGGCGCGCCGGTGCTGCACACCCGCGATGCCACTCTGGCGCGCACACCTGCCAACGACCCGCAGCGCAACGCGACGGTGATGGACGTGCGTTTCACCTTTGACGCGCAGGGCAACCTGCGTGGCGAGACGGTGCCGCAGCTGAGCGACAACGCCGAGATCGGCATGCGCGCGCAGTTCGCCCAGCTCAATGCACAGAACCGGGCGCGCGCTGAAGAATCGATCATGGCCGCGTCCGGTTTCGATGGCCGCGGCCAGCTGCAGCTGCAGGGTGTGCCGGTCGACCTGACCCGGCCGTTCGGCTATCGCATGGCGTTCCAGGCCGAGGACTACGTGGACTTCGATGTGGCCGGCGGCATGGCCGTGCCCGATCCGCCCGGTGGTGAATCGGTGCGCGGGCTGTATGCCAGTGCCTCGGCGCCGGACAACGAGACGCCGTTCTACTGCAATGCCAGCCTGCGCGAGGAAACCTATCGCCTGCAGTTCCCGGCCAATGCCCCGATCATCGCGGTTCCGCGCAGCCAGCGGTTTGCCAATGCGGCCGGCGAGTACCGGGTCGACTGGAGCCGGCAGGGCCAGGAAGTGACCGTGCATCACCGCCTGCAGCAGAACGCGGTGCGCGGCGCCGAGGCGCTGTGCCAGCCGCAGGACTATGCCGCGTTCCGCGCACTGTTCCGCGAGGTACGCCGCGGCTTCCGTGGCCAGGTGCTGTACGGCAAGCTGCCGGGCACTGGTGGCTGAATCGCCGATCAGCGATCAGGGCGTCATAATGGCGTCCTGATCGCCCATTCATCTTTTGCCGGGCACACTGGCACCCAACTTTCCTGGCCGCGCGCCCACAGGATTCCTGCATGAACCTTCGCCTCCGCCGTTTCCTCGCCACCACCACCCTGGCCGTGGCCTGCGCCGCTGCCGGCAGCGCCTGGGCCGGCGCCCGTGATGACCTGAAGACTTTCACCACCGGCCTGAAGGGCCTGGATGGGCAGTTCAGCCAGCAGGTGTTCGACAGCCGTGGCAAGGTCAAGGAATCCACCAGCGGCCGCGTCGCCCTGTCGGCACCGCGCCTGTTCCGCTGGGAATACGTGCGCCCGCACGAGCAGCTGATCGTGGCTGATGGCAAGAAGGTGTGGATGTTCGAGCCGGACCTGGAGCAGGCGACCGTGCGCGAGCAGGGCAAGGAAGAGCAGAACAGCCCGCTGACCGCGCTGATCAACCCGGCACTGCTGGAGCAGCAGTACGACGTCAGCGAAGAGGCCGCGCAGCGCGACGGCCTGCAGTGGCTGTCGCTGTCGCCGAAGCGCGAGACCGAAGCCAGCTTCCAGTACGCCGCGCTCGGCTTCAATGCCCAGGGTCTGGCGAAGATGGAGATTACCGACGCCGTCGGCCAGCGCACCGTGATCAGCTTCAGCGGCTGGAAGCGCAACCCCAGCTTCGCCGCCAACACCTTCCGCTTCACCCCGCCGGCCGGCACCGACGTCATCGGCAACTGATCGCGGTCGCCGGGCATGGCCCGGCGCAAACTGCTCTGGTGGGTGTCAACCTTGGTTGACACGTTTCTGATCTGCCGGCCAGCGGCCGGCACTACCGATCATGGTCCGCCGGGCACGGCCCGGCGCTACCGCCGTTGGTAGGTGCCAACCTTGGTTGGCACGCTCTCGCGGTACAATGACCGGGTGCCAAGACATCGTTCCACTTCATTCCCCGGACCCGATCTGCTGAGTGTCG contains these protein-coding regions:
- a CDS encoding GNAT family N-acetyltransferase; amino-acid sequence: MPTARFLDSLQPVPATDWDSLHDGRNPFVSHAFLAGLETYGCLREDWGWQPQHFTLWDGHTLVGAVPGYLKTNSHGEFVFDHAWANAYARHGRDYYPKWLGAVPYSPVTGPRLLARDDSQRTMLLTALREQMPALGVSSAHINFHTAADETAFGDDWLLREDIQFQWQNPGDWSTFEQFLDAMNHKHRKNIRQERAKVTRQGISFRVVHGDEASRADLQAMYRFYLQTFLEYGNAPALTEAFLRHLAISLGRGLVLFLAEQDGEPIAGALCLRGGDTLYGRYWGGATLPGLHFEACYYQSIEYCLRERIARFEPGAQGEHKLARGFLPTIVRSRHWVADADFAEALQDWCRQERRDVRRYQQELQGHGPFRAEP
- a CDS encoding N-acetylmuramoyl-L-alanine amidase — its product is MLDRFQLARSKSANLAVTASVDLVRQVLVIDLDRRILDGEDDHSFEDIEQRIRTALAAYALQAGAGEVVTEIVYGGKPYSHYFQRDLQFRQGVAPLGNSVLVSASHGLVSIHPGREWEFQRPLSHGIREDLITPGYAEELQTFLQDRGSASVYRARRNTGDLHPDSMRPWSEMSARYHLMNLLPDRTDIWHHFANSTERDREVKDDIRSRPYYANHLAVEGMLSLHTNASDSPSARGTRAYYHANKQADRELGDMALCYMHELITAQDAYTEFPVAAKSEAARHGENGFAHMPSVVIEMAFHTNAEDAAALLDPVFRTASMKGVEKGYRLFREGKGCVPLKAEPIQGIQLPQGSSQQVDVAFEGYPQYPIELVTTNVGCPPGWTCSDGKVHITTPDDKPSQITLRCENAGSAPILWDTRVVDADGVKSPSVRHVVQCIRTSRGSNGAPISPAGVEPATAG
- the trxB gene encoding thioredoxin-disulfide reductase; this translates as MSTSLPSRHQRLVILGSGPAGWTAAVYAARANLKPVVITGLQQGGQLMTTTEVDNWPGDAHGLMGPDLMARMQAHAERFETEVIFDHIHTADLSQRPFKLIGDSHEYTCDALIISTGATAKYLGIPTEDEFKGRGVSACATCDGFFYRDQDVVVVGGGNTAVEEALYLSNIARKVYLVHRRDTLKAEKIMQDKLFAKVEAGKIETVWHHQVEEVLGNEAGVTGVRVKSTLDGSTRDIDAHGFFVAIGHHPNTQLFDGQLTMNNGYLEIRSGLGGNATQTSVEGVFAAGDVADQHYRQAITSAGFGCMAALDAERYLDAQGKAS
- a CDS encoding DNA translocase FtsK → MAKQVPERSKSDDKKASRRSAAAATTDNPRRQRLWRDLGLIAIAPALLYLAASLFTYSATDPGWSHTGSVVAPVHNMGGRAGAWIADVLLQLFGYIAFLLPVVLGALAWIAMFGLKRESKGENDLDPALRLVGLVGFLIAGTGFLHVRLFSGDVSHAGGILGKLVGNSLSVGFGALGANLFVLVLLLASITLATGLSWFVVMEKIGRGVMSLAPLLERKKEQATEWQQTRVMREERQEVRKADAEVRAKREPVKIEPRPEPVIEKSDRAKRDNQIPMFRGVNGDGSDLPPLALLDDPKPQPVGYDKDTLDALSRQIEFKLKDFRIDAQVVGANPGPVITRFEIEPAPGIKVSQISSLDKDIARGLSVKSVRVVDVIPGKSVIGLEIPNVTREMIYLSELLRSKEYDKSASSLTLALGKDIAGRSTVADLARMPHLLVAGTTGSGKSVAVNAMVLSLLFKASPKDLRMLMIDPKMLELSVYQGIPHLLAPVVTDMKEAANGLRWCVAEMERRYKLMSAVGVRNLAGFNKKVKDAQDAGQPMMDPLFKPNPELGEAPRPLETLPFIVIFIDEFADMMMIVGKKVEELIARLAQKARAAGIHLILATQRPSVDVITGLIKANIPTRIAFQVSSKIDSRTILDQSGAETLLGHGDMLYLPPGTAMPERVHGAFVSDEEVHRVVEHLKAMGPADYVDGVLDEVQTMGDGVVVGATGLPETSSGGGDESDPLYDEALRVVTETRRASISGVQRRLKIGYNRAARLIEAMEAAGVVSSPEHNGDRTVLAPPPPK
- a CDS encoding DUF3857 domain-containing protein, translating into MLQPVSCALALACLLAAGPALADAAATVAPAVAPPSTGSDAEASNNFSFVRYRADYQVRADAGNVQTETYEILLKTKAAVEQFSQVRLSYSEKMETLDVVNAYTLTADGQRREVPADRIYTQESYSSASAAMYADRKVRVIVFPNLAPGTRLFYQVRRTQLTPYFPGYFGLWETFNVFTQYDDAEVTLSAPANLPMHVDSRGVQGSDRPVVKNGQAQWRWRYQRREPMQAQNWSAAVWEFGPNIMASTYRDWAQMGRAYQLKAGPAAQVTPEIQALADEVTAGISDRRAQADALYRWVAQNIRYVAVYLGNGGLEPNSAQSILDNHYGDCKDHVTILEALLAAKGITSSPVLIGAGGGPTLPKIPLLGRFNHAITYVPEFDLYLDSTSAWARFGQLPDGDLGAPVLHTRDATLARTPANDPQRNATVMDVRFTFDAQGNLRGETVPQLSDNAEIGMRAQFAQLNAQNRARAEESIMAASGFDGRGQLQLQGVPVDLTRPFGYRMAFQAEDYVDFDVAGGMAVPDPPGGESVRGLYASASAPDNETPFYCNASLREETYRLQFPANAPIIAVPRSQRFANAAGEYRVDWSRQGQEVTVHHRLQQNAVRGAEALCQPQDYAAFRALFREVRRGFRGQVLYGKLPGTGG
- the lolA gene encoding outer membrane lipoprotein chaperone LolA, which encodes MNLRLRRFLATTTLAVACAAAGSAWAGARDDLKTFTTGLKGLDGQFSQQVFDSRGKVKESTSGRVALSAPRLFRWEYVRPHEQLIVADGKKVWMFEPDLEQATVREQGKEEQNSPLTALINPALLEQQYDVSEEAAQRDGLQWLSLSPKRETEASFQYAALGFNAQGLAKMEITDAVGQRTVISFSGWKRNPSFAANTFRFTPPAGTDVIGN